From Zea mays cultivar B73 chromosome 3, Zm-B73-REFERENCE-NAM-5.0, whole genome shotgun sequence:
acaataggacctttcatttcttccgattggtgaggtggtccaatcggcctgacctgacgttgctcatgaatgggtgagcggggtcgcttcggtggccggtcactggggccgaccttctttttcacatatttagacaacaattgatcgaaagtcgggccaggcttgatcagccgaccagctgctttaaatgtatttgttttccacgaacctatctctggtcgtcgtggtttgaaggtacgtggtcgctgcgagtcctgagcatggccggaccgtccgccagagtcCTCCGAACCGTCTggagaagcgtcggaccgtccgcatcgggacggcggactgtccgtgatgcgcagcacgggttcccgcaactgtctccctgtctgcgcttgcctcccagtgctagaggctgtgatggtcacctttagggtctcccctccatcgggagtcttctcggccaccactttcctgcaaaaaactttacaatccccatcggcctttttagcattgccgatgattgtttccttgcctttgcctttatcggctgtatttggccgaaccaagactttcttgccctcgaagtcaatcatgttcatcggaaagggctctgtatccacctgcatttcctgaaatttcaatcgtccttcgttaatggccgattgaatctgtcgccgaaatacattacaatcattagtggcatgagaaaatgagttatgccacttgcagtacgcacgacgttttagctcgtcggcggatggaacagtgtgatttattttaatattgccatttttaagtaactcatcaaatattttatcacatttaccaacattaaatgtaaactttacctcctcttgccgtttcttttgaaccggttgtaaggaagcacaagccgaagatttggcctgctttgaccaaaccatttcagcaccgTACACTtttgctgattcgtcatctgagctactttggttgcattctactatgtgtacgttgtgacgcattgttttagcagtttctttgctccggctttcgcaagccaaatctctctggtgtaactgtgctagtgtaaaaaattggatgccttctaatctttcttttaaataatatcgcagaccattaaaggctaatcctactagctgtttctctgctaaatgaatttgaaagcatcggtttcttgtatctcggaatctccggatgtaatcattaaccgattcatcttttgtctgtcgcaacgacactaaatctaccaaatccaactcatagtcaccggagaaaaaatgatcatgaaatttttgttctagatccccccatgatgaaatggaactaggaggtaaagtggcataccatgcaaacgcggttcctgttagcgataatgaaaataaacgtacgcgaaatgcctctgtgtcggccaattctctcaattgtgctaagaactggcctatatgttcgcgtgtgtttttcccttgatcacccgaaaattttgcgaattcgggtatcctggttccctgtgggtatgggtggtgatcaaatcggctgtcataaggtttccgatatgattgccccccagggaccatgcttactccgagcttatctcggaacgccccaggtatttcttcccttactatatcaatggcagccggtgcgagaccaccggctctctgttcaaacataggtggggttggctagatattagcatgttgtctttcccccccattggtttgagttacgtggtgcattttcatttgccctatatgggtcataggtttgattgtttctttccggcctcctgggtggggccggaaagctttcctgggctctggatcttgaattaatgggttgatgcattgtatagtgcgatgggaagtgctgctgggacgggtgaggattccggtaacaatcctcctcaaaaaggtcatgtgcggactgtccggacattggcctggaccgtccgtgattatgtgcggaccgtccgttgttgtacgcggacagtccgactgggtagtttagattctgtgtcgtgtgtggtggttcgggcgcatatctaggtaactcattaaaaatcggcccgactgttgttggtccggacggtccgcgctcacgtgcggacggtccgggcatgtgcagatcggctgatttgctgccaatttgcggttgctcagggtatgtgtccatcggcatcccataaaggggttgtgactggtcgtgacaacctgtagccgatgtgttacgcgtgttacctcctaactcaacctcgtgcgaaggaaaatttgtgatactagatttatcaattgcacgtactagtctcttaagatcgctttgcataccccctatgatgttctgcatttgttcacgctgatcttctacataatttctaagagattgcagatcgttggtattacttacattggggatatctggcgtgggttggagcgaagccggatccgtcgcccgatgttggacgaccttgttgttcctgtccactttgaagttggccaagaactttgctttcgcctcctggatcatccgctccttgtgctcctcgaactggagctgctcgtcagccggcaaggttttccaagtcggctctatgatgttgcttggagaaatatcagagctatcccttgaaccgaccattgagggccgatttgatgagcttagatatgtATGTCCCCagaggagtcgccaaaaagtatgttgacgctttttcggagcgccaaatacttaagaagaaccagcggcggtgctctctggtcaggcgcggacggtccgcggcctggggccggacggtccgcgacctggcgcaggggctagggtttcctgcctgacggccggacggtccgcgccctggggccggatggtccgcgcgtgcgcaggggcggcagaagatcgccggcggcgcctggatctcgctcccgggagggaccccgtcggggaggagagatcctaggggttgtctaggctcgggccggccgacctagactcctctaatcggcgtagagtcgaagagaggcgaagaatttggggatcgagaggctaaactagaactagactagaactactcctaattgtactagaAATAAAtacgaatagaagttgtattgattcaattgatgattacaaatcggccgtagacctctctatttatagaggagggggactggaccctttacacaagtgattccgagctaattccgcgaatatagctaacaaccgtagcacaaaactcggaaccctaatctgttctgcgcacgcgcgtaccgtccggcccacaggcgcggactgtccggaccgcggaccgtccggcctcagggccggaccgtccgccagctcTTTTTTTGGTTCAAACACATATATAGTTGTGCTTGGTATCGAGTGCATAAGTCTTTGGTGCACATATCTGGTGCACATAAGTTTCTTTCTGTTTTGACATGTTTCTTTATTGGTCGAATATGAATATCGAGGTTCCATTATATTTAATCTTTCTGCTCTCGACCTCAAGTAATCTTTTGACAGGGGGTGTGACCATATGGTGACGTCTTTTACCGTCATCACCGTCTTCATCGTCTAACCACTGCCTAGCACCTACCATCTCTACTGGCCATATAGTAACTAATTAACCAGTTACACATCACACCAGATTGACCACATGCCTACAGTACTACTACTACTGGTAGTACTGCATCAACTCCTGCGTCACCACCGCAGCAGTAGCATCGTCGTAAGACGAGGCCAGAAGGTCTTGGAAGGAGTACGCAGGCAGAGCCGCCGCTCCGAACGCGTCGTCGCCAACACCGTAAGCGTCGTCGAACAGGCTGCTGCTGGTGGGTTCGGACAGCAGCGTTGTGCCATGCACGTCCGTGGGCCACAGGGCGCAGCTACCTGAGCTGCTGCTAACCGTGGGACTGTTTGTTGTCCCAGTTCCATACGACGAGGACGATGGCGTGGCCGTCGAATTAGCCTCGTCCCCGCCACCACCAGTGGACGGGCCAGCTGTGGCCTGCGATTTCTTCTCGACCAGACCCACGAGCTCGGCGTACAGCTGATCGGACTTGAAGAGGAGCATGTCGTCGTCGACAACGGCAAAGGTCGTATCGAGGTCGGTACTGAAGGCTGGAGGTGTCAGCGGAAGAGAGGGTTCGTCTTGTTGGGCCTGGTGGCTGTCGGCGGCGGCGCTGCTGTCGTCGCCGCTAGCGCTAGGAGGagctggtggtggcggcggcggccttGCTTCTCCCGTGGACGTGGACGACGCCAAGTACCGCTTCTTGAGCTTGGTGTTCCAGTAGTTCTTGACGTCGTTGTCCGTCCGTCCGGGGAGTCTGGACGCTATCACCGACCACCTGTGACAAGGCCAAGAAAGAGCATATATCGTCAGTCTACATGACACGCATGCATGCAGCTGTTAGCTAGCCATGCATGTATGTTCTGTCTTCTGTGTTTAGCGTTATCCGGCCCGGCCCACAACGACCCCACAGGCCACAGAGAGTGCATGCACGCACGCACGCGTCGTACTTGCTTCCAATCTCGCCGTAGAGAGACAAGATGAGGCTGTCTTCCTCGTCGGTGAAGCCGCCGTGCCGGAGCTCCGGGCGGAGGTAGTTGAGCCAGCGAAGACGGCAGCTCTTACCGCATCGTTTCAGCCCTGAACGACGTACGAGACAATAATCAACCAACACCTCATCGTCAGCGTAACCAGAaggaaaggacgacgacgacgcacACAGATCAACCAAACCGAAGCCTTTGACTACAGTGCAGCATGCACCAACCCCGCTGATGTTTGCAGTTCGCATTCACGCGGAAAACGATGGTCGGTGCTTGCTGGTGGTAGAAagcaaaaacaaaagaaaaactagaagaagaagaagaagaagaagaagaaactgaTGAGGCAAGCAATCAAGCTAGTTTCTGTAGTAGCAGCTACTATATGACCTGCTTTCTGCGGCAGGGCGATCCAATTGCCGGCATTGCCGAACCTCTGGACGAAGCTCCTGAGGACGGCGTCCTCCTCCTGCGACCACGGCCCCCGCTTCACCTTCGTCTTGTCGCAACACGGCGACCGCCCCATGGCTCCGGCGCCCCTAGCTCGTCGTGATCGTTCCCCggctggcccctttttaatttcctagctagctagctacctGGCTTCGCGCCGCTACTTTCACCTGCACGGCCGATCGACCGGCACGAGCTATATTTATGGTGGATGATCCAGTGCGAGAGGGATGGAGCGGAGGCGACAGAATCACGGAATGCAGAGAGGAGGAAGGAGACTGAGGGAGCAGCGAGAGGGATTACTGCAAAAGGTTTGGTCGCGTCTCCCGGGCTTATATCACGGCGCCAACGAATGAGCAGCAGCATGGCAAGTTGACCAAGCCTGCTGCGTGCATGCAAACTGGGTCGCCATCATCGTCTAGTCGTCGTCGACGACATCCACGTTAAATTATACTCCCTGTGTTGCAAAATAAAATTCGTTTTAAAAAAATAATGAATTCATACAATAGTTaatgtatgtgttttatatatgtcTAGTTTTAGCATTAtttatttgaatatagacataaaattaaAGCTAAACGACTACGTTTTTTAAGGCAGAGGAAGCATATGTCTAGAAAACTAGGTAGGGGAAAAATTGAACTGCCAAGCAGCTAATAAATTGCCGTGCTGTGTATTTCATCGGAATTCCGTCGATGCCAATTGCCAACACAACCTGGGCCGCCATTACTTTGTGGCTTATTAGTTTGAACATGTcacgggcctgtttggttcgtggctaaatgtgctacactttgtctaaggttattaattcgaattgaataactaaccttaggtaGAAAAGTTAGACAAGATGTAGCAAGTTACAGCGAACCAAACAGGCCATACTATTGCTCTAaattctttttttaaaaaaaaaacaacACGCGTCTCGGTGTGGTGTGAACCGTTCTGGCTATCCTGCCGGCCTGCCCCCATTTGTCGTCTCACATCCATTGAGTAAACATATATACGGCTGAAAGGTACAGAACTGCAGAGATAGGCCCGCTTCAACAATGTCCACAGGCCCTTGCTTGTGCGATCTGGCTATCAAGATGATACGCAAATTAATCATGTACCCTTTGCATTGGATATATTCTCAGTACACTTCGTCAAATTAGTTAATTTAAACCTATTTGTGTTGATATGTACCTCACAACAACCGGCGGCGCAGACAGGTGCGTATTCTCGGCGAGGCTCGAGCAATCCATTGGAGCTTAGGGGTTTTGGTTAGCAATTAATAATCTCGTCAACCTGTACCGGCAACAAGGAGTTCTGATCTGATCCTAAATGCACTTTGTCCACTCGTAGAAGCAACCTTTTTCAGTCTCTCTTGTTTGTCGCGGAACTGAATCGCCTTTTGAATTAGTGCTAGTTTCATTAATTGACCGAGCCACTCATTCAAACAAATCGTGCAACTGTGTACGcatgaatgaatgaatgaatcTATGGGTGCGGGATGGATCATGCATATACATATCGTTGACAAATTGACATGGTGGTATACACGGTCCTTGCTTTATCTTCTCGCGATCAGAGGTCTAGGAAAGCCTCAAAGTATCGCACGAGAAGGCACACTCTAAGCTTCGTCTTAAACACCCATTTATAACTATAGGTTTACaatcaaatggaatcatcaccaAAAACAGAACTGTGATCCTTTGTCTCTTCTTCCTTACGGGAACTTTATTGTCATCCTTCTCAAGAATTTCCTCGTGTGGGTCGTGTAGTAAAACTAGGAGATAACTTTGATGAAAACTTAGTATTGCTATGTATATATTTCATACAAAATTTCCTTAAATGTAGCATCACGAGATTTCATAGTTACATCAACATGCATACCTGAAGCGTCAAATTTTACTCCGGAGACCCTGCTCGCGACCTCCTCAACACCTTCTCATGCCGCATTGCGAAGTTTTCCATCTATTAGGTTGTGGCCAGCAGATCGTATATATGACTGTGTAAAACATTATTTTACACTATAAACTATATAGTTTacagagtgaagtttaaaatagatGTGACTGATAAGTCTAGTGGAGATCGCCTTTTTTTAGGGGCTGCCTAGGGTTAACCTTCTCGATTTCTTGGCATTTCTCACCACCGCCTGATTTCAAATTTGAATCATCGGATTTTGTTTTTTTTCTGGCGGCTTTCGCTATTTTCTTGGTAGATTCCGCTGATTATATAATAGGAAGTGTGGTTCGGTTTAGGAAAAGTCAAATTTCTGACAAGATATGTTTGTTAACTATTCAAATAACGCTTTACAATGAATAATAATATAGTCATAAACAATTTGATGTCCAAAATCACATAAAACATACTAATCCAAATAAAAATGCAATTCTAAAGCAAAACAAAGCAATAGAAGGTTACAATAGTGTCATTCAAGTACATATAAAGTTTTTTATAACACAATTATTTCACTTTTACAATGCATAAAAAATATTTTTCACATATTTGATTCATTGGTGAGAAGTTTGTGTGAGGGTTATACGTTTTATGAAATTGGATGGCCAGTGCATATTAATTTATGTATACCTATGTATCTTGTATTTTACAATACCATACATATACAACATACTGAAATGGTATTGAAAGTTTATATTTTTACATGGCCAAACGATCTTTTCGGCCAAAAAGCATCGAAATCTCGTAAAAACACGGTTTatggttttttattttttttaattttttttgaATGGTGAATCGAATTTTTTAAAATTTGCATCGAAAATCAATTTCTGTAGGAGTTCAAGAATGAaaaaacttcaaaattcgatgaaTTTTATTCAAAATTGCTAAATATGGGACTGTCCCTCTCAGTCCGAAGGTTGAGCAAACATTTAACAACAAGGTGGCAATCAGGATCTAGACATGGAAATCCGGCCTCCTAACGGATGCATGCTGATCACTAAGGGTACCCTTTCCGCCCTTCCAATGCACATATCGATCGTGTGGTAGATTGTGTAAAATAGAGGATACGACATTGTAGATGACACTGTTTGGAGTGAAGTTTGAGATAGAAGATGAGATAGAATAGCTGATGGAGATAGGCTCTGCATGGGGCACTACAAGTGTGTCGACGTGCCTTCTTCCTGTGGCGGGACGTGTCCACAAGCACCCATGGCATGTGCAAGATGGCGTGGAGGATAGTTTGCGCGCCCAAGCTTGTTTGCGGCCGTCTCGGTGTCCCACATATGAGGATTGTTGGGTTTTGCCTTTGCACGGTTGCACCTACGTTGGGAGTAGGGGTGGTAATAGATCATGATCCTAATACTTGCTTCGCAAACCAACAAGGCTCTTAATTTTGTTAGTTCAAAATTATATTGTTTTATGATCCGGTCCTAACTTGATTCAATCCTTAAATTTACTATGCTAAATTAAATGGCCCGTTACAACCTCTAGTTGGGAGTGGCTCAAGCGCACCAATGCAAACACTGCGTGGAGTGTCATGGCCCTTGGCCACCGGCAGAAGATCACCGACACGTGAGCACGGCGTCGCTGCCAGAGACCAGCAAACAACGAATATGTGGTTGCTTTTCctttatcttcttcttcttgcccccTTTCTCAAGCCTGTTACAACCCTTTATACTCAAGAGTTTGGGCTGGCCCATCACACACAGACACACCCACTCACACCTTACAGCCCACACGGCTTACGACGACACCGACACGACACCTTCTTTAGACTCTAGCGCTCCATCTTCGGGACTTCAGCATCTGCTTCTCCTGCATACTGTCCCATcacctcttctctctcccccatGTCATCACCAGTCATGATATACGTATATGACATGGAGCTTACTACCTAAGAGGAATGAGCGAGTCATCCTCTCAGGACTAATTTGGTGTCAGAGaattggagcttttcttctggctGACGTTGCAAAGAAAACTGTGGATATGGGCATTGGGCAAGGAGGAAACACCACCAAGAAAATGCCTACTACTGAACCTTCAGGCTTCCGTCCGATATCCCTACAAAATCGTAGCGTCAAGATCCTGAGCAAGATGCTGACCACAAGGCTGCAATGTCAAATCGGCAATGTAATTCACCCAGACCAGACCGGTTTTTTCCGGGGCGATCCATTTCGGAAAACTTCGCCTAAGCCCTTGAGCTGATCCAGACCTGTACCAAATGCAAACAACCAGCTTTGGTGATCAAACTAGACTTTGCTAAAGCCTTTGATACATTTAGATGGACTGCTCTCTCCCAGATCATGACAGCTATGGGCTTCCCCACCTTGTGATGCAATCGGGTTAACACCTTGCTCTCCAGTCTCCTCTTCAAAACTGCCGTGCTGCTCAACGGTTGCCCCGGGCCTTGGATTACCTACAAAAAGGATTAATGCAGGGAGACCCCCCTATccccttacctttttctcctagtTACTGATGTGTTACAAACAAGCCATGATAAAGAAGAATGGTTTGTGCTTCACCCTTTGACATATGACCAGAGCGGCCCAGTTATTCAATATGCCGATGACATGTTGATTATCACTAGAGCCTCTTCTCGTGGAATTACACAACTTCGGTGTCGTTTGgtcacatatttgtaacgtaatagttaactgataacgttaaatcatgtttattTACCGTAATCAGATAACACACTAAAAATTGATATCGAcgtattcaaacttgttaccgccgATACTCGAGTGCAAACcattatcattatcatttacgttacatttcgtgaatCAAACAACACCTTCATGCGGTTCTAGACTCCTTTACCGAAGTAATGGGGGCTCTGCATCAACTATGGGAAAAGAACCCTAGTTCCGATCCATGTGGATTCCCATGAGAGGCTCAATGTTTCTCTAGCATCCTTCAGTGCAGCATGGGAAGCTTCCCCTGCCATACATTGGGCTCCCTCTGTCAGTAGTGCCACTTAAACATAGGGATGCCTGCACCAAATAATGCAGCCGCCTGCTCAGTCTCCTTGGGTGGTCTCAACATTTCATGAGTCACGATGAATCGGACAATACTTGTtttggctggctggctggctggtcACTGGTGGCTGCGTCTAAAACCCACGTTGTGGCCAAGACTTCGAAATCTTGCAGCACTAGAGCTCTGATGGTGGCATGTGCATCACAGTTCGCGAGCAAATGCACTGCATCGGCATGCTGATGGACCGGGACCGCCGCAGCGTCAAGGGAGGTAATAACGTCGTCGTGGAGCCCAAAGCTTTGAAATGTGCGTCGCCAATTCGCCATGTTCTTGGTAGATACATCTTAGAGGTGGATGTGGCCACTGGCTGTCCCCTGCAGACGCCACACTCACTCGGAAGCCCTGTTGATAAAGCGGCGCATACACCCATCGAAGCAAAGCGGAAGCAGTAGCAGACCTCCGATCTGAATCTGGAAAAAAAAGTTGGAAGCAATTAGCGATTCTGCAGCAAAAGGGCAAAAGACGAGTAGGAATTTCTCGTGGTTGACGACGGTGCGTGGATGAGAGGGTTAATTAATACTAGTTACTAGCGTTAATCGTTCGTACCGCCGCACGAGGGAGCGGGGGTGGGGGTTTAACACAGAGCGagaggtggctgctgctgctcagCTCGTGCTCGACTCGACTAACGATAGGACAACGACGGCTCGGGAGGCGACACCTGCCGCCCATGACCTGTGACAAAAGCTCCCTAGGGTTACTAATCTAATCACCGTGTTTGGCCGCTGCTGTGTCAGTCTCAATGATGGTTAATTAGGTTGATGGCCGAAAAGCACAAGTGCACTGCATTCATCTCACCAGATCACAGAGAACGCTGAACGCCGACAGGCCTTTGTACGGCACCAGCAGTAATTTCAGTAGCACTGAACGTGGAACACAACTTGAGAGGCCGAAGGCAAGACACTAGGGTCGTGGGCCCGCACGTAACTACGGTCCACGCGACGGTGGTGGGCTGGTGGCCCAGCGGAGCGGACAGAGTACTCCACCATGTGCTGTCGCTTTTCAAAGGGTAGAGAGGCGAAGAGAAGTCGGCAAGGCGCCAAGCTACTAGATGCTACTGCTAGCAGGTCCCCTCCGTGCATCCAGTACGACGGATGCTCGTGCTCCGGTCGATAGGAGCACGGCCATAACACGCGTCGTACCACGGATGTCTCTGGGCGCACAAAACGACAAAACCCACCATTCATGTGTGTTGTGTGTCCGTTTCAACGTTTTTACAACGGCGGTCAAAGATTGTACCTACGGCAATAGTCTCCTACCTATACGACTATTCAATTACAACCACGGCAATGGTCGCGGGAGACTAGCAGATAGCAGTAGTGTAGAGGAACTGCAGCGCGCCAGTTTTAGCACTATGCCACTAgttaggctatccgcaaccgttacctcTAAATTTTTCCCCTTATATCATTTTTCCCTCCTATTTttccctattttttcatctcccacagcggttccccctaaatactccacTTTACCCCACTACaattataaaatatcattttctatatcaactatcaattttttatctactaacaattactcgtggacccacaacacagtgtttagggtgatgaacagtgacacgctagatctAAGGGAAGAGAGAAGGGTGCCGACGCGTAAGAGGCGCTGTAGGAACACCGCTGCGACCGTGGGGTGCCTTCCTACAGCCGACATGCAAGGAGAAGGGGTGGCTAGCGTTTACCGCTGCGCACAGCCTTATTCAACCATTTCCCCCTCTTTGTTGATAAGAAAAGAGGGTCGCTCCAAATGCGAGGACACCGTTACCGTTACTCACTTAAAAAAAAATAACTATAGATAATGTGTTATTAAAGTGGTTCACGACTTTTAGTAAACAATACTACCTCAGTCCCAAATCaaaatgcattttaccttttTAGAAAATTCATAATATATGTATTCTATATATACGCTTCTAGACTTATTATCATCCATACGAATATATACATAAAAATTTAGATCTAAAACAACTATTGTTATGAAACGGATCCAAATATATTTATTGTAAAAATATATACATAGCTAATAACATTTCTTTGCGTAATAAACTTGTGAAGCACATGACATGATGATGACGCGTTTCTGGCTGGGTCATCTCCCTGGAATTATTGGATCAATCGTCGTAGCGCATGATGGTGATTAGGCTAAACCACCATGGTATGACCTCAGTTTTGTTATATGTACCCAgtcaaataataataataataataataataataataataataataataataataataataataataataataataataataataataataataataataataatacacttCTCCTGCATCCGAATTTTGTGGCCGTGTTGTAGAAAAGCTCCGAAGGTGTTTTAGCGGAGCTTCACAATTCACGTGTAGATTAAAAGCGTTTGCAAGAATTGAGTGAAATGTTCCTTCCTTGCACTTGGACTTTTTTTTATCACGACCATTGTATCTAAAAATTACATCAAAATAAGTGTACACCATAGTTTGTCGGTAGAACCTAGAGATTTTTCTTCTAACACAATGCGGCTGAAAAAAATTCAATCTAGCGCTTGAATTTTCGTGTGTGGCCAAAAAAAAAAAATTAGCTGCTGATTTCCAATCAGCGGGTCAGAACTTTTGGATGCTAGAGCGTTTTACTGCTTTTTTTTTATCTTCCGTTCAAAAACGACTCGCTGGGGTGTTTAATTCCCCATTCATGTCACATCAAATATTTAAATAGTAAATATAAGTATTAAATATATGGTTAATCAAGTATTCAAGTTTAAtaaatttgtcttatctttttacTTCTTATCTATGTAATTAAtattataattagactatatttaatatttaAATATTTGATGTAGTTGAGTGTTTAATTACCAGCTCATGCCCCTTTGACTTTTTAAAACTTCGAATGGAACAAAATCCCTGCCGTGAGCAGAGAGCCAGAGAGGAGATTCGAGATTGTGCGCCAAGAAACGAAGAAACgatagaaagagagagagagaagcagAGGTCCCAGAGTGAAGAGGTGGTGAGACGTGAGACTGTcttcagcggttccccctaaatttctccccctatatcccactcacgtgccacgtcagcaatctctctccccctatatctccacgctctacagcggttccccctataaCAATCCTCTATACCCCACCACACCAATATTATATACTTTCCTCATCAACTAACTCAACTACCATCAAATATTACAATTAATTTTATATATTCTTTGCATAGTACACGGGCGAATTTTGGTCCACCTGTAATTAGCACACTTCATAATTACTATTAATACTTAAGTATAAATACGGTACAATTTTATGTATTTTTATAAATTCAAATTGTCATTCTTCTAGTACACGACACGAGTGGCTTGCACGACACGACTGCCTTCTACCCGAAGCCACGACCGCCTGGCTTCCTTCACACACCTAAGGCACCTATAAATAAGGTACCCTGGGGACATGCTCCACTCATCTACACACTCACCTCTTCTGCATCATCCGTCATTCCATCAAAAGACCGTAGTACGTACTCAAAGTTTAGGTCGTCATGGAGTCATTGAAAAGCCTTGTGTTGTCCTCGTCATCCGACGATTCCGACGATGAGATCGATACCTTGTTGCTTGCCCAGCATGTTGACCACCTTGTGCAAGGAGCCACGAGCACTCGCCGTAGGCGCTCCTCATTGCCTCGCCGAGTTATCCATAGGGACCACGCTGCTGGAGAAAATCTCATCAAACATCACTACTTC
This genomic window contains:
- the LOC541743 gene encoding transcription factor MYB30 isoform X2; its protein translation is MGRSPCCDKTKVKRGPWSQEEDAVLRSFVQRFGNAGNWIALPQKAGLKRCGKSCRLRWLNYLRPELRHGGFTDEEDSLILSLYGEIGSKWSVIASRLPGRTDNDVKNYWNTKLKKRYLASSTSTGEARPPPPPPAPPSASGDDSSAAADSHQAQQDEPSLPLTPPAFSTDLDTTFAVVDDDMLLFKSDQLYAELVGLVEKKSQATAGPSTGGGGDEANSTATPSSSSYGTGTTNSPTVSSSSGSCALWPTDVHGTTLLSEPTSSSLFDDAYGVGDDAFGAAALPAYSFQDLLASSYDDATAAVVTQELMQYYQ
- the LOC541743 gene encoding transcription factor MYB1 isoform X1, with amino-acid sequence MRTANISGVGACCTVVKGFGLVDLCASSSSFPSGYADDEVLVDYCLVRRSGLKRCGKSCRLRWLNYLRPELRHGGFTDEEDSLILSLYGEIGSKWSVIASRLPGRTDNDVKNYWNTKLKKRYLASSTSTGEARPPPPPPAPPSASGDDSSAAADSHQAQQDEPSLPLTPPAFSTDLDTTFAVVDDDMLLFKSDQLYAELVGLVEKKSQATAGPSTGGGGDEANSTATPSSSSYGTGTTNSPTVSSSSGSCALWPTDVHGTTLLSEPTSSSLFDDAYGVGDDAFGAAALPAYSFQDLLASSYDDATAAVVTQELMQYYQ